Proteins found in one Pseudomonas sp. P8_241 genomic segment:
- a CDS encoding peroxiredoxin, translated as MAIRIGDEAPDFTADTTEGSINFHQWIGDGWAILFSHPKDFTPVCTTELGYLAKLKPEFDKRNTKVIGLSIDPVSDHNRWVGDIAETQGTAVNYPLIGDENLVVAKLYDMIHPNASGGSRTAVDNATVRSVFIVGPDKKVKAMLIYPMSAGRNFDEVLRLLDSLQLNAKHTVATPVNWRPGEDVIIPTSVSDEDAKKKYPDGFKTLKPYLRTVPQPK; from the coding sequence ATGGCAATTCGTATTGGCGACGAAGCCCCGGACTTCACCGCCGACACCACCGAAGGCAGCATCAACTTCCACCAATGGATCGGCGACGGCTGGGCGATTCTGTTTTCCCATCCCAAGGATTTCACCCCGGTTTGTACGACTGAGCTGGGATACCTGGCCAAGCTCAAACCGGAGTTCGACAAGCGCAACACCAAGGTTATCGGGCTGAGCATCGACCCGGTCAGCGACCATAACCGCTGGGTAGGTGATATCGCCGAGACCCAGGGTACGGCAGTCAACTATCCGTTGATCGGCGACGAAAACCTGGTGGTCGCCAAGCTCTACGACATGATCCACCCCAACGCCAGCGGCGGTTCGCGCACGGCGGTGGACAACGCCACGGTGCGCTCGGTGTTCATTGTCGGTCCGGACAAGAAGGTCAAGGCGATGCTGATCTACCCCATGAGTGCCGGGCGCAATTTCGATGAGGTGCTGCGGTTGCTCGACTCCCTGCAACTGAATGCCAAACATACCGTGGCGACGCCGGTGAACTGGCGTCCAGGTGAGGATGTGATCATTCCGACTTCGGTGTCTGACGAGGATGCGAAGAAGAAGTACCCGGACGGGTTCAAGACCCTGAAGCCCTATTTGCGGACTGTACCTCAGCCAAAATAG
- the mhpB gene encoding 3-carboxyethylcatechol 2,3-dioxygenase produces MSAYVHCLSHTPLVGYVDPTPEVLADVDRMTAAARERIARFDPELIVLFGPDHYNGFFYDVMPAFCIGMAAEAIGDFGTAAGPLAVPKELAEACAQAVLDAGVDTAVSYRMQVDHAFAQPLEILLDGLQGCPVIPVFINSVAVPLPGFKRARLLGEAIGHWAKTLNKRVLFLASGGLSHQPPVPELAKVDARMADRMMGSGRQLPVDERLARQNRVIQAARDFVEDQNSLHPLNPTWDQGFLDTLEQGRLSDLDALGNDALSALAGKSTHEVKTWVAAFAALSAFGPYQSEGRYYRPIPEWIAGFAALGARPLNNHH; encoded by the coding sequence ATGAGCGCCTACGTTCACTGCCTGTCCCACACGCCACTGGTGGGCTACGTCGACCCGACGCCAGAGGTGCTGGCCGACGTCGATCGGATGACCGCCGCCGCCCGTGAGCGCATTGCCCGCTTCGACCCGGAGCTGATCGTGCTGTTCGGTCCGGACCATTACAACGGCTTTTTCTACGACGTGATGCCGGCGTTCTGCATCGGCATGGCCGCCGAGGCGATCGGTGATTTCGGCACCGCCGCCGGTCCCCTGGCGGTGCCAAAAGAGCTGGCCGAGGCCTGTGCCCAGGCCGTCCTCGATGCTGGTGTCGATACGGCGGTGTCCTACCGCATGCAGGTCGACCACGCCTTCGCCCAGCCACTGGAGATTTTGCTCGATGGCCTGCAAGGCTGCCCGGTGATCCCGGTGTTCATCAATTCGGTTGCTGTTCCGTTGCCCGGTTTCAAGCGCGCCCGCCTGCTCGGTGAAGCCATCGGTCACTGGGCGAAAACCCTGAACAAACGCGTGCTGTTCCTTGCCTCCGGTGGCCTGTCCCACCAACCCCCGGTACCGGAACTGGCCAAGGTCGACGCACGCATGGCCGACCGGATGATGGGCAGCGGTCGGCAACTGCCGGTCGATGAACGCCTGGCCCGCCAGAACCGGGTCATCCAGGCGGCCCGGGACTTTGTCGAAGACCAAAACAGCCTGCACCCGCTGAATCCGACGTGGGACCAGGGTTTTCTCGACACCCTCGAACAGGGACGCCTGAGCGACCTCGATGCCTTGGGCAATGACGCGCTGTCGGCACTGGCCGGCAAGTCCACCCATGAAGTGAAAACCTGGGTCGCCGCCTTCGCCGCGCTGTCGGCGTTCGGCCCTTACCAGAGCGAAGGCCGCTACTACCGGCCGATCCCCGAATGGATCGCAGGTTTTGCCGCCCTCGGTGCACGCCCGCTGAACAACCACCACTGA
- a CDS encoding DNA-binding transcriptional regulator → MSETEYKAVRGLMRGLALINGLNRFDGGASTAQLAEQTGLHRTTVRRLLETLQTEGYVRRSESDDSYRLTLKVRELSEGFRDEQWISSVAAPLLGELLQEVVWPTDLCTLDGDAMVIRETTHRFSRLSFHRSMVGRRLPLLMTATGRAYFAFCPPAEREELIELMISREDEQSALAADRRFVERLVEHTLARGYGENNAHWGQERKIASIAIPISHEARLMGCLNLVYIAKAMSIEEAARRYLPAMQAVVEKIQVQLGGSPG, encoded by the coding sequence ATGAGCGAGACAGAATACAAGGCCGTGCGTGGTCTGATGCGTGGCCTGGCGCTGATCAACGGCCTCAATCGCTTCGACGGCGGGGCCAGTACCGCGCAGCTGGCCGAGCAGACCGGGCTGCATCGCACCACGGTCCGGCGTTTGCTCGAGACCTTGCAGACAGAGGGTTACGTGCGGCGCAGCGAGTCGGACGACAGCTATCGCCTGACCCTGAAAGTGCGCGAACTCAGCGAAGGGTTTCGCGACGAGCAATGGATTTCTTCCGTCGCCGCACCGCTGCTCGGGGAGCTGTTGCAGGAAGTCGTCTGGCCCACTGATCTGTGTACCCTGGACGGCGACGCCATGGTGATTCGCGAGACCACCCATCGCTTCAGTCGCCTGTCGTTCCACCGCTCCATGGTTGGCCGGCGCTTGCCGTTGCTGATGACCGCCACCGGACGGGCGTATTTTGCGTTTTGCCCGCCCGCCGAGCGTGAAGAACTGATCGAGTTGATGATCAGTCGCGAGGACGAACAATCGGCGCTGGCGGCGGACCGCCGTTTTGTCGAGCGACTGGTGGAGCACACCCTGGCCAGGGGCTACGGCGAAAACAACGCCCATTGGGGGCAGGAGCGCAAGATCGCCTCGATTGCCATCCCGATCAGCCACGAAGCCCGTCTGATGGGTTGCCTGAATCTGGTCTACATCGCCAAGGCGATGTCTATCGAGGAAGCGGCTCGCCGCTATTTGCCGGCGATGCAGGCCGTGGTGGAAAAGATCCAGGTGCAGTTGGGCGGCTCGCCAGGCTGA
- a CDS encoding heme-binding protein produces the protein MNRKAVLSQTEVSQILAAARTQAQNNQWAVTIVVVDDGGHPLALERLDGCAPGSAYIATEKARTAALGRRESKSYEDMVNGGRYAFLSAPLLTSLEGGVPIVFEGQVIGAVGVSGVKAEQDAQVAKAGAQCVK, from the coding sequence ATGAACCGTAAAGCCGTCCTCAGCCAGACCGAAGTCAGCCAGATCCTCGCTGCCGCCCGGACACAAGCGCAAAACAATCAATGGGCGGTGACCATCGTGGTGGTCGATGACGGCGGACACCCGCTCGCCCTCGAACGCCTCGACGGCTGCGCGCCCGGCAGCGCCTACATCGCCACCGAAAAGGCCCGCACGGCGGCCTTGGGACGACGCGAATCCAAAAGCTACGAGGACATGGTCAACGGTGGGCGCTACGCGTTCCTGTCAGCGCCGCTGCTGACTTCGCTGGAGGGCGGCGTGCCGATTGTTTTCGAAGGCCAGGTGATTGGCGCGGTCGGCGTGTCCGGCGTCAAGGCCGAGCAGGATGCGCAGGTGGCGAAGGCCGGTGCGCAGTGCGTGAAATAA
- a CDS encoding aldo/keto reductase, giving the protein MSHSEGYTRRKFLTLAAGASAVFTFGPVGAQSAPPTGTGGKTMQTRVIPSSNESLPIVGLGTYRGFDVAPSDPAYKNLPAVLDALFEKGGKVIDSSPMYGRAEQTTGELLSIHEPRSPAFLATKVWTRGREEGIAQMEQSFSLLQTDRIDLMQIHNLLDWQTHLPILRHWKEQGRIRYIGITHYTASAYEEVEAVLKAEPLDFLQINYALDDRGVEKRILPLCRDRGVAVICNRPFGGGGLIGRLQGKPLPGWAAQVGVKSWPQLALKFLLSHSAVTCVIPGTGNPRYMAENAGAGFGPMLTDAQRQQLIALVS; this is encoded by the coding sequence ATGAGCCATTCTGAGGGTTACACCCGTAGAAAATTTCTTACGCTGGCTGCCGGCGCTTCGGCGGTCTTCACGTTCGGTCCGGTCGGCGCACAATCGGCGCCGCCGACGGGAACAGGAGGCAAGACCATGCAGACCCGCGTCATTCCTTCCAGTAACGAGTCATTGCCGATCGTCGGGCTGGGCACCTATCGCGGCTTTGATGTGGCCCCGTCGGATCCCGCCTACAAAAACCTGCCCGCGGTGCTTGATGCGTTGTTCGAGAAGGGCGGCAAGGTGATCGACAGCTCGCCCATGTACGGCCGCGCCGAACAGACCACCGGTGAGCTGCTGTCGATCCATGAGCCACGCTCGCCGGCTTTTTTGGCGACCAAGGTGTGGACCCGTGGCCGCGAGGAAGGCATCGCGCAGATGGAGCAATCCTTCAGCCTGTTGCAGACCGACCGCATCGACCTGATGCAGATCCATAACCTGCTGGACTGGCAAACCCATTTGCCGATCTTGCGTCACTGGAAGGAGCAGGGGCGCATCCGTTATATCGGCATCACCCATTACACCGCGTCGGCCTATGAAGAAGTGGAAGCGGTGCTCAAGGCCGAGCCGCTGGACTTCTTGCAGATCAACTATGCGCTGGACGACCGCGGCGTTGAAAAACGCATCCTGCCGCTGTGCCGTGACCGGGGCGTGGCGGTGATCTGCAACCGACCGTTCGGTGGCGGTGGCTTGATTGGCCGGCTCCAGGGTAAACCGCTGCCCGGCTGGGCCGCACAAGTCGGGGTCAAGAGCTGGCCGCAACTGGCGCTCAAATTCCTGCTGTCCCATTCGGCGGTGACCTGTGTCATTCCCGGTACCGGTAACCCACGCTACATGGCGGAAAACGCCGGTGCCGGTTTCGGCCCGATGCTCACCGATGCCCAGCGCCAGCAGCTGATTGCGTTGGTGAGCTAG
- a CDS encoding NTP/NDP exchange transporter — protein MPIGLKWLNVLPSERAALALGFAFHFCVLASYYLVRPLRDALGLEGGADKLQWLFTATFVVMLLMVPVFGALASRLPATRFVPLIYRVIALSMLVFGLLIANHIAPVAVGRVFFVWISIYNLFIVSIFWSVLVDRFSSEQGRRLFGFIAAGGTLGTFIGPMLAATMATRLGPIALTFTAALLLEIAVHCYRRLLRQTQAHAQGRWVDDRRMGGSMLAGITLIVRSPYLLGLVLFMLLHTSAATLLYFEQGRIVAGSYADVASRTQFFALVDLTVSALTLIFQLLLTAPLIRAVGMGGALVALPLATVVAFAAMALAPVPATVALAQGLRRAVEFAIVRPAREVLWTVVSREEKYKAKNVIETLVYRGGDAASGWLSAGLTAMGAGFASVALFIVPFAGAWGWLCLWLARRQAQQVQT, from the coding sequence ATGCCCATCGGTCTGAAGTGGCTCAACGTGTTGCCGTCAGAAAGAGCGGCGCTGGCCCTGGGGTTCGCCTTCCATTTCTGTGTGCTCGCCAGCTATTACCTGGTGCGACCCTTGCGCGATGCCTTGGGTCTGGAAGGAGGCGCCGACAAACTGCAATGGCTGTTCACCGCCACGTTCGTGGTGATGCTGCTGATGGTTCCGGTGTTCGGCGCGCTGGCCTCGCGGCTGCCGGCCACGCGGTTCGTACCGCTGATCTATCGCGTGATTGCGCTGTCGATGCTGGTGTTTGGGCTGTTGATCGCCAATCACATCGCGCCCGTGGCGGTCGGGCGGGTGTTTTTCGTCTGGATCAGTATCTACAACCTGTTCATCGTGTCGATTTTCTGGAGCGTGTTGGTCGATCGTTTTTCCAGTGAGCAAGGTCGGCGCCTGTTTGGGTTTATTGCGGCGGGAGGCACCCTCGGCACGTTTATCGGGCCAATGTTGGCCGCGACCATGGCGACCCGTCTGGGGCCGATTGCCCTGACGTTCACTGCGGCGCTGTTGCTGGAAATCGCCGTGCATTGCTATCGCCGACTGCTCAGGCAAACACAGGCGCATGCGCAAGGCCGATGGGTCGACGATCGGCGCATGGGCGGCAGCATGCTCGCCGGGATCACGCTGATCGTGCGCTCGCCTTACCTGTTGGGGCTGGTGTTGTTCATGCTCTTGCATACCAGTGCCGCAACCTTGTTGTATTTCGAACAGGGAAGAATCGTCGCTGGCAGCTACGCTGATGTGGCAAGCAGGACGCAATTCTTTGCGCTGGTCGACCTGACGGTGTCGGCCCTGACCTTGATTTTTCAGCTGCTGCTCACGGCGCCGCTGATCCGTGCGGTCGGGATGGGCGGGGCACTGGTGGCCTTGCCGCTGGCGACGGTCGTGGCGTTTGCCGCCATGGCACTTGCGCCGGTGCCGGCCACGGTCGCGCTGGCACAAGGACTGCGGCGGGCGGTGGAGTTCGCGATTGTGCGCCCGGCGCGGGAGGTGTTGTGGACGGTGGTCAGCCGCGAGGAGAAATACAAGGCCAAGAACGTGATCGAAACCCTGGTGTATCGCGGTGGCGATGCGGCCAGCGGTTGGTTGTCGGCAGGTTTGACGGCGATGGGCGCAGGTTTTGCCTCGGTGGCACTGTTTATTGTGCCGTTCGCCGGGGCGTGGGGCTGGTTATGTCTGTGGCTGGCGCGGCGACAGGCGCAACAAGTTCAAACCTGA
- a CDS encoding alpha/beta hydrolase: MPPTNVSRMSRTLVLLVVVLAALYLVLCLALFVFQRSLIYYPQPRASDSSVPLLTLSVDDAQVLVSVREHQGPQALVYFGGNAEDVARSLPEFAEAFPDLALYFMHYRGFGGSSGSPSEEAIARDAMALFDKVYADHRQITVVGRSLGSGVAVRLASARPATKLVLITPYNSLEELAARQFRWFAVQWLLKDKFESWRYAAHITVPTKLIAAEHDEVIPGTSTQRLYRHFPPGVASLQVIAGTGHNSISDSPEYFKALADGL; this comes from the coding sequence ATGCCGCCCACTAACGTTAGCCGAATGTCCCGAACCCTGGTGTTACTCGTCGTCGTCCTCGCAGCGCTGTACCTGGTGCTCTGCCTGGCCCTGTTTGTCTTTCAGCGCTCGCTGATCTACTACCCGCAACCCCGTGCCTCAGACTCATCCGTACCCCTGCTGACGCTGTCCGTCGACGACGCGCAGGTGCTTGTGTCGGTGCGTGAGCATCAGGGTCCTCAAGCGCTGGTTTATTTCGGCGGCAATGCCGAGGATGTCGCACGCAGCCTGCCGGAATTCGCCGAAGCCTTCCCCGACCTTGCCTTGTATTTCATGCATTACCGGGGCTTCGGCGGCAGCAGCGGCTCACCCTCCGAAGAAGCCATCGCCCGGGATGCCATGGCCTTGTTCGACAAGGTTTACGCCGACCATCGGCAGATTACCGTGGTCGGTCGCAGTTTGGGTTCGGGGGTCGCGGTACGCCTGGCCAGCGCCCGGCCGGCGACGAAGCTGGTGCTGATCACGCCGTACAACAGCCTGGAAGAACTCGCTGCCCGCCAGTTCCGCTGGTTTGCGGTGCAGTGGCTATTGAAGGACAAATTCGAGTCCTGGCGCTACGCCGCGCATATCACAGTGCCGACAAAGCTGATCGCCGCCGAGCACGACGAGGTGATTCCCGGCACCAGTACCCAGCGGCTCTACCGCCATTTCCCCCCGGGTGTGGCGTCATTGCAGGTGATTGCGGGGACCGGGCACAACTCGATCAGCGACAGCCCCGAGTACTTCAAGGCATTGGCGGATGGCTTGTGA
- the yghX gene encoding YghX family hydrolase → MTRLTAKDFAPELLELYDYYAHGKINRREFLDRAALFTLGGLTASALLASLSPNYALAEQVEFTDPDIIAEYVTYPSPKGHGEVRAYLVRPAKAPGKVPAVVVVHENRGLNPYIEDVARRVAKAGFIALAPDGLSSVGGYPGNDDKGRELQATVDPEKLMNDFFAAVEWMMKHPAATGKVGITGFCYGGGVTNAAAVAYPELGAAVSFYGRQPTAEEVPRIKAPVMLHYGELDTRINEGWPAYEKALKAGGKTYEAFIYPGCNHGFHNDSTPRYDEAAAKLAWERTLGWFKKYLV, encoded by the coding sequence ATGACCCGTCTCACCGCCAAAGACTTCGCCCCCGAATTGCTGGAGCTGTACGACTACTACGCCCATGGCAAGATCAATCGCCGGGAGTTTCTTGATCGTGCGGCACTGTTCACCCTCGGTGGATTGACCGCCAGTGCCCTGCTGGCGTCGTTGAGCCCCAACTACGCACTGGCCGAGCAAGTCGAGTTCACCGACCCGGACATCATTGCCGAGTACGTCACCTACCCTTCGCCCAAGGGCCATGGCGAGGTTCGGGCTTATCTGGTACGCCCGGCCAAGGCCCCCGGCAAAGTGCCGGCGGTGGTGGTGGTGCATGAAAACCGCGGGCTCAACCCGTACATCGAAGACGTCGCCAGGCGCGTGGCCAAGGCAGGCTTCATCGCCCTCGCCCCGGACGGCCTGAGTTCCGTCGGCGGCTATCCTGGCAACGATGACAAGGGTCGTGAGCTTCAGGCGACGGTCGACCCGGAAAAACTCATGAACGACTTCTTCGCCGCCGTCGAGTGGATGATGAAACACCCGGCCGCCACCGGAAAAGTCGGCATCACGGGATTCTGCTACGGCGGAGGTGTGACCAACGCAGCCGCGGTTGCCTACCCGGAACTGGGTGCCGCCGTTTCGTTCTATGGCCGCCAGCCGACGGCCGAAGAGGTGCCGCGGATCAAGGCACCGGTGATGCTGCATTACGGCGAACTGGACACGCGCATCAACGAAGGCTGGCCGGCCTATGAGAAGGCGTTGAAGGCCGGGGGCAAGACGTATGAAGCGTTTATTTACCCTGGCTGCAATCATGGCTTCCACAACGATTCCACGCCGCGTTATGACGAGGCGGCGGCGAAACTGGCGTGGGAGCGCACGCTGGGGTGGTTTAAAAAGTACCTGGTTTGA
- the glcF gene encoding glycolate oxidase subunit GlcF translates to MQTTLSERARHLPRAAEAESILRTCVHCGFCNATCPTYQLLGDELDGPRGRIYLIKQVLEGNEVTQKTQLHLDRCLSCRNCETTCPSGVDYHNLLDIGRAVVDAAVPRPLGQRLLREGLRQTVPHPELFKGLVNSGQVFRALLPDALQSKLPRHATPAKPRPQTHRDRQVLMLEGCVQPSLSPNTNAAAARVLDRLGISVIGSREAGCCGAVDYHLDAQASGLDRARRNIDAWWPGIENGAEAIVQTASGCGAFIKDYGHLLASDPIYADKARKVSALARDLVEVLRDEPLENLGIHASQRLAFHCPCTLQHAQKLGGAVEALLIRLGFNLTSVPDGHLCCGSAGTYSLTQPALSRQLRDNKLNALESGYPEVIATANIGCQSHLDGAGRTPVRHWIELVEAALP, encoded by the coding sequence ATGCAGACGACATTGAGCGAACGCGCCCGCCACCTGCCCCGTGCCGCAGAAGCCGAAAGCATCCTGCGCACCTGCGTGCACTGCGGGTTCTGCAATGCCACGTGCCCGACCTATCAGTTGCTCGGCGATGAACTGGACGGGCCGCGTGGGCGGATCTACCTGATCAAGCAGGTGCTGGAAGGCAACGAAGTTACGCAAAAGACTCAACTACACCTTGATCGCTGCCTATCGTGCCGCAACTGCGAAACCACCTGCCCGTCGGGCGTGGATTACCACAACCTGCTGGATATCGGCCGGGCCGTGGTCGATGCGGCGGTGCCGCGACCGCTCGGGCAGCGCCTGTTGCGCGAGGGCTTGCGCCAGACCGTTCCTCATCCGGAGTTGTTCAAGGGGCTGGTCAACAGCGGGCAGGTATTCCGGGCGCTGCTTCCCGATGCCCTGCAAAGCAAATTGCCGCGTCATGCGACGCCCGCCAAGCCGCGCCCGCAGACCCATCGCGACCGCCAGGTGTTGATGCTCGAAGGTTGCGTGCAGCCCAGCCTGTCGCCCAACACCAACGCCGCAGCGGCGCGTGTCCTGGATCGATTGGGGATCAGCGTCATCGGTAGCCGCGAGGCCGGATGCTGCGGCGCCGTGGACTATCACCTCGATGCGCAGGCCTCAGGCCTGGACCGTGCCCGGCGCAACATCGACGCCTGGTGGCCGGGCATTGAAAACGGCGCCGAGGCGATTGTGCAAACTGCCAGCGGTTGCGGCGCCTTTATCAAGGATTACGGACATCTGCTCGCCAGCGATCCGATCTATGCGGACAAGGCCAGAAAGGTCAGCGCGCTGGCCCGGGACCTGGTGGAAGTGCTGCGTGATGAACCACTGGAAAACCTCGGCATCCACGCGTCTCAACGCCTGGCGTTCCACTGCCCTTGCACCTTGCAACACGCGCAGAAACTCGGTGGTGCCGTGGAGGCGTTGTTGATCCGGTTGGGCTTCAACCTGACCAGCGTTCCCGACGGCCACCTCTGCTGCGGTTCGGCGGGCACCTATTCGCTGACCCAGCCGGCGTTGTCCCGGCAACTGCGCGACAACAAGCTCAATGCGCTGGAAAGTGGCTACCCCGAGGTCATTGCCACGGCCAATATCGGCTGTCAGTCACACTTGGACGGCGCTGGCCGAACCCCGGTTCGGCATTGGATCGAACTGGTCGAAGCCGCCTTGCCCTAA
- a CDS encoding bifunctional 3-(3-hydroxy-phenyl)propionate/3-hydroxycinnamic acid hydroxylase: MSPAPTPATVELTTDVAIVGAGPVGLMIANYLGQCGVKVTLVEKLDSLIDYPRAIGLDDESLRTFQAVELADAVLPHTTPWHAMRFLTPKGRCFADIQPKTDEFGWPRRNAFIQPLADRVLFEGLQRFDKVKVLFNRELDSFEQSDSAVVLNLKDQHGRGERLHARYLIGCDGGNSLVRRSLDISFEGKTAPNQWIVVDIANDPLSTPHVYLCCDPVRPYVSAALPHGVRRFEFMVMPGETEAELSKPQNMRKLLGKVLPDPERIELIRSRVYTHNARLAGRFRQGRVLLAGDAAHIMPVWQGQGYNSGMRDASNLAWKLSLVIKGLAADSLLDTYEQERRDHAKAMIDLSVLAGHVLAPPKRWQGTLRDGVSWLLNYVPPVKRYFLEMRFKPMPQYTQGALIAPDQKSSPVGKMFIQPQVLTETGERVLLDEVIGSNFAIIAWGCDPIWGMSRAQVEQWSALGTRFIQVLPDVQLRAASDVSPGVIRVGDSTGRLREWFAHGSSSIALVRPDRFLAGLAIPQTVGQVCDQLALALKALPQPATATVASKVA; this comes from the coding sequence ATGAGTCCTGCACCCACTCCTGCCACGGTGGAACTGACCACCGACGTCGCCATTGTCGGCGCCGGCCCTGTCGGCCTGATGATCGCCAACTACCTCGGTCAGTGCGGCGTGAAAGTTACCCTGGTGGAAAAACTCGACAGCCTGATCGACTACCCTCGCGCCATCGGCCTGGACGACGAAAGCCTGCGCACGTTCCAGGCCGTCGAACTCGCTGACGCGGTGTTGCCACACACCACCCCCTGGCATGCCATGCGTTTCCTGACGCCGAAAGGTCGGTGCTTTGCCGACATCCAGCCAAAGACCGACGAGTTCGGTTGGCCGCGGCGCAACGCCTTCATCCAGCCCCTGGCCGACCGCGTGCTGTTCGAAGGCCTGCAGCGCTTCGACAAGGTCAAGGTGCTCTTCAACCGCGAGCTGGACAGTTTTGAACAAAGCGACAGCGCGGTGGTGCTCAACCTCAAGGATCAGCACGGCCGTGGCGAACGCCTGCACGCCCGCTACCTGATTGGTTGCGACGGCGGCAACAGTCTGGTGCGACGTAGTCTGGACATCAGCTTCGAAGGCAAGACCGCGCCAAACCAGTGGATCGTGGTCGACATTGCCAACGACCCGTTGAGCACGCCACATGTCTACCTGTGCTGCGACCCGGTGCGGCCTTATGTCTCCGCCGCCCTGCCCCATGGCGTGCGCCGCTTCGAATTCATGGTGATGCCCGGCGAAACCGAAGCCGAGCTGAGCAAGCCGCAAAACATGCGCAAACTACTGGGCAAGGTGCTGCCGGACCCGGAGCGCATCGAGCTGATCCGCAGCCGCGTCTATACCCACAACGCTCGCCTGGCCGGCCGCTTCCGTCAGGGCCGGGTGCTGTTGGCCGGCGATGCCGCGCACATCATGCCGGTCTGGCAAGGCCAGGGTTATAACAGCGGCATGCGCGACGCTTCCAACCTCGCGTGGAAACTGTCGCTGGTGATCAAGGGCCTGGCCGCCGACAGCCTGCTCGACACCTATGAACAGGAACGTCGCGACCACGCCAAGGCGATGATCGACCTGTCCGTGCTCGCCGGCCATGTGCTGGCGCCACCCAAGCGCTGGCAGGGCACCCTGCGCGACGGCGTGTCGTGGCTGCTCAACTATGTGCCGCCGGTCAAACGCTACTTCCTGGAAATGCGCTTCAAGCCGATGCCGCAATACACACAGGGCGCCTTGATTGCACCGGATCAAAAGTCGTCGCCTGTGGGCAAAATGTTCATTCAACCGCAGGTCCTGACCGAGACTGGCGAACGTGTACTGCTCGATGAAGTGATCGGCAGCAATTTCGCGATCATCGCCTGGGGTTGCGATCCGATCTGGGGCATGAGCCGCGCGCAAGTCGAACAATGGAGCGCACTGGGTACGCGCTTTATTCAGGTATTGCCGGACGTTCAGCTCAGGGCTGCCAGTGATGTCAGTCCCGGTGTGATTCGCGTCGGTGACAGCACCGGGCGCCTGCGTGAATGGTTCGCCCATGGATCGTCATCCATAGCGCTGGTACGCCCTGACCGTTTCCTCGCAGGGCTTGCGATCCCGCAAACCGTCGGCCAGGTCTGCGATCAATTGGCCCTGGCGCTCAAGGCTTTGCCACAACCGGCCACGGCGACCGTCGCCAGCAAGGTGGCATGA
- a CDS encoding alpha/beta fold hydrolase, whose product MTAIAITEASTSRFARIKEGDLDLQLHYNDIGQGTETVVMLHGSGPGASGWANFNCNLEPLVNAGYRVVLMDCPGWSKSDPVVCDGSRSDLNARALKGLLDVLDLDRVHIIGNSMGAHSTVAFALAYPQRIGKLLLMGGGTGGPSAFVPQPTEGIKLIGALYREPTIDNLKKMMNVFVFDASSLTEQMFQTRLDNILSRRDHLENFVTSSTLNPKQFPDFSHRLQEIKARTLIVWGREDRFVPMDTGLRLLAGLPDAQLHVFNRCGHWAQWEHAETFNRLVLDFLTH is encoded by the coding sequence ATGACTGCCATTGCAATCACCGAAGCGTCCACCAGCCGCTTTGCCCGTATCAAGGAAGGCGACCTGGACCTGCAACTGCATTACAACGACATTGGCCAGGGCACTGAAACCGTGGTCATGCTCCACGGTTCCGGACCCGGCGCCAGCGGCTGGGCCAACTTCAACTGTAACCTCGAGCCATTGGTGAATGCCGGTTATCGCGTGGTCCTGATGGACTGCCCGGGGTGGAGCAAGAGCGACCCTGTGGTCTGCGACGGTTCGCGTTCGGACCTTAACGCCCGTGCGCTCAAAGGATTGCTCGACGTGCTGGACCTGGACCGTGTGCACATCATCGGTAACTCCATGGGCGCCCACAGCACCGTGGCCTTTGCCCTCGCCTACCCGCAACGCATCGGCAAACTGCTGTTGATGGGCGGCGGCACCGGCGGCCCCAGCGCTTTCGTCCCGCAGCCAACCGAAGGCATCAAGCTGATCGGTGCGCTGTACCGCGAGCCGACCATCGACAACCTGAAGAAGATGATGAACGTCTTCGTCTTCGATGCCAGCAGCCTCACCGAGCAAATGTTCCAGACTCGCCTGGACAACATCCTGTCGCGCCGCGATCACCTGGAAAACTTCGTCACCAGCAGCACGCTGAACCCCAAACAATTCCCGGACTTCAGCCATCGCCTGCAAGAAATCAAGGCCCGCACCCTGATCGTCTGGGGTCGCGAAGACCGCTTCGTGCCCATGGACACCGGCCTGCGCCTGCTGGCCGGCCTGCCTGATGCGCAACTGCACGTGTTCAACCGTTGCGGCCATTGGGCTCAGTGGGAACACGCCGAGACCTTCAACCGATTGGTCCTGGACTTCCTGACCCATTGA